In the genome of Dermacentor variabilis isolate Ectoservices chromosome 5, ASM5094787v1, whole genome shotgun sequence, one region contains:
- the LOC142582078 gene encoding endothelin-converting enzyme 1-like: MNHTDPTPHPEPAPETIPEIVLLPKQDSAAILASGGVPPKKEHQGVGQALQDPPALGHECVIKCAVCGAAGHETCSYQCPQKLKNIRSKNTNRQSRSRERVGQKKLRWFSSEDEEECHRHKSTSPNGKRSRSPTREPSRAAQAPVPAQYQKSQKPQSSALQTTPVAGDLPPRRFLSLAGATAAMLAFTFLVVVVYAFTRPSPLHQNADCDTDDCMQHAFLLSATLNRSLDPCEDFGAFVCSAWLASSTHSRSLQEDLWYRWTKQTALELQRLRLYPDARPIVMAAGLLQRCLDMDADASHENTLFLRHFFRQRNLSAVPGEVPNEGVHALDVLLDLAINWRMPLWFSVAVLKAGGNGSLGVLLDYGRYDAYWVNREPTQVDDNSEDANMDNFVLKTLRDLSDIRLQFKPKAIQIMNITRLTPNWSSDLWLKFLNKHLAPAFTVVMQDHILLTDSNLLEIIGGISVQYDNAAVLQHIARVLNKIFSNLLSNSTPHFYDPDEAYPVLPESSTLVCQLQVEDLFKPVLAVNYVVAKKLVVHRATVDTILQSVIQTTIDMLAETKWIGEKTKKSMLQQMKALTINVLPEQQFMIDKTLSDLYRNFPGSRDIYARDMIESLTVIRRHLGTDLYTDLTSTPHGGRDPYLLYNVFNNSFMVAVGALSAPLFYPEGTTAMNYGGLGAAFASALLRAIDGGHAVVGPNGWTLNKAESMYVTAPCVDMSFEGFYPSLPSLEVTHRSYLDALKKTGRSADEKLTSLGEFTAEQVFFLTFCQRTCRQFDGVKTSAECNVAVRNFAPFIKAFSCRRGSNMNPNAKCAFFT, translated from the exons ATGAACCATACAGACCCGACACCCCATCCGGAACCTGCTCCGGAAACGATACCCGAGATCGTGCTGCTGCCTAAGCAGGATTCCGCTGCCATCCTCGCCAGTGGTGGAGTTCCACCCAAGAAGGAGCATCAAGGCGTCGGTCAGGCGCTCCAG GATCCCCCCGCACTTGGACACGAGTGTGTGATCAAATGCGCCGTGTGCGGGGCGGCAGGCCACGAGACTTGCAGCTACCAATGTCCACAGAAGCTAAAGAACATTCGTTCCAAGAACACCAATCGTCAGTCCCGCTCACGAGAGCGAGTTGGCCAGAAGAAACTGCGATGGTTCAGCTCAGAGGACGAGGAAGAGTGTCATCGCCACAAATCCACATCTCCTAATGGCAAAAGAAGTAGGAGCCCAACTAGGGAGCCATCCAGGGCCGCACAAGCGCCAGTGCCCGCGCAGTACCAGAAGTCACAAAAGcctcag AGCTCCGCTCTGCAGACGACCCCGGTGGCCGGCGACCTGCCGCCGCGCCGCTTCCTCTCACTGGCGGGAGCCACGGCGGCCATGCTGGCGTTCACCTTCCTGGTCGTGGTGGTGTACGCCTTCACGCGACCATCGCCGCTGCACCAGAATGCCGACTGCGACACGGACGACTGCATGCAGCACGCATTCCTGCTGTCGGCCACGCTGAACCGCAGTCTCGACCCGTGCGAGGACTTCGGCGCGTTCGTCTGCAGCGCCTGGCTCGCTAGCTCGACGCACTCACGGAGCCTCCAGGAGGACCTCTGGTACAG GTGGACGAAGCAAACGGCGCTGGAGCTGCAGAGGCTACGGCTCTACCCGGATGCACGGCCGATCGTCATGGCAGCCGGCCTGCTGCAGCGATGTCTCGACATGGATGCGGATGCAAGCCACGAGAACACGTTATTCTTGCGCCACTTCTTCAGACAGAGGAATCTGAGCGCCGTACCTGGTGAAGTGCCCAACGAAGGGGTGCACGCCCTGGACGTGCTCCTGGACCTGGCCATCAACTGGCGCATGCCCTTGTGGTTCTCCGTAGCTGTACTCAAAGCAGGCGGAAACGGCTCGCTGGGCGTGCTTCTAGACTACGGCCGATACGACGCCTACTGGGTCAATCGAGAGCCGACGCAGGTCGACGACAACAGCGAAGACGCCAACATGGACAACTTTGTACTAAAG ACTCTCCGGGATTTGTCGGACATCCGGCTGCAGTTTAAGCCGAAGGCGATCCAGATCATGAACATAACTAGGCTGACGCCGAACTGGAGCAGCGACCTTTGGTTAAAGTTCCTCAATAAACACCTGGCGCCAGCCTTTACGGTGGTCATGCAAGACCACATACTGCTCACTGACAGCAACCTGCTCGAAATAATCGGTGGGATAAGCGTGCAATATGACAACGCCGCAGTGCTGCAACACATTGCTCGAGTCTTGAACAAAATCTTCTCGAACCTTCTCAGCAACAGCACGCCGCACTTCTACGATCCAGACGAGGCCTACCCCGTCTTGCCGGAGAGCTCTACACTTGTTTGCCAACTCCAAGTAGAAGACTTGTTCAAACCTGTCCTCGCCGTGAACTACGTTGTcgcgaagaagctcgtcgttcaCCGTGCAACGGTGGACACAATATTGCAGAGCGTTATCCAGACTACCATAGACATGTTAGCAGAGACTAAGTGGATAGGAGAAAAGACCAAGAAAAGCATGCTACAACAGATGAAGGCATTAACAATTAATGTGCTGCCCGAACAACAGTTCATGATTGACAAGACGCTGTCAGACCTCTATCGTAACTTTCCGGGTTCTCGAGACATTTACGCTCGCGACATGATCGAGTCACTAACCGTGATTCGCCGACACCTAGGCACAGACTTATACACCGACCTCACGTCAACTCCGCACGGTGGTCGCGACCCGTACCTGTTGTACAACGTGTTCAACAACTCTTTCATGGTCGCAGTTGGCGCGCTGTCGGCGCCGCTCTTTTACCCGGAAGGAACGACTGCCATGAACTACGGTGGACTCGGCGCAGCGTTCGCTAGCGCTCTGCTCAGAGCCATCGACGGCGGTCACGCCGTTGTGGGCCCAAACGGGTGGACACTGAATAAGGCGGAATCGATGTACGTAACGGCCCCCTGCGTGGACATGAGCTTTGAGGGCTTTTATCCCAGTCTTCCATCTTTAGAGGTAACGCACAGATCGTACCTCGACGCTCTCAAGAAGACGGGCCGATCCGCGGACGAGAAGCTCACATCACTCGGCGAGTTTACCGCGGAGCAAGTGTTCTTTCTAACCTTCTGCCAGCGCACGTGCAGGCAGTTCGACGGCGTGAAGACCTCGGCCGAGTGCAACGTTGCCGTGCGAAATTTCGCGCCCTTTATCAAGGCCTTCAGCTGTCGGCGTGGCTCGAACATGAACCCTAATGCCAAGTGCGCTTTTTTCACGTGA